Proteins encoded in a region of the Gemmatimonadaceae bacterium genome:
- a CDS encoding S8 family peptidase, translating into MKTLSSLAFIVAVAAACAAPKTVAAPAPAPAPVTAPRAATPAPPPSEPQKNWQLLDETADGVPGISSERALHELLAGKQPQQTVLVAVIDGGIDTAHADLRAHLWSNPKEIGGNGRDDDNNGYVDDMHGWNFIGGKDGKDVHYDTFEVTRLYAWCTSTGPTPGPVAPDEKGKCDQIKSEFEKTRNETQENLQQFTQIEEILSQMLPILRKAAGTDSLTKQNVSAIQPATADIARAKTIYLRLAEEGITPKDVAEAKTEYESRMQYGLNPTYNARAIVGDDYSNTAQRGYGNTDVMGPDAKHGTHVAGIIGAVRNSTVGIGGIAPSVKVMMVRAVPDGDERDKDIANAIRYAVDNGAKVINMSFGKAFSPQKGVVDSAVRYADAHGVLMVHAAGNDAENSDEKPSFPTPNYLGGGRAQNWIEVGASSWKSGDALVAPFSNYGHTLVDVFAPGVDILSTVPGGYERDSGTSMASPVVAGLAALLMDYFPNLTAADVKRIILASAVRHSDQAVQKPGGGAARFGDLSATGGVVNAYTAVKMAQEQSVRP; encoded by the coding sequence ATGAAGACTCTGTCATCGCTGGCATTTATCGTTGCCGTCGCCGCTGCTTGTGCGGCGCCAAAAACCGTGGCTGCCCCGGCGCCGGCTCCCGCCCCCGTCACGGCGCCCAGAGCCGCAACGCCCGCGCCGCCGCCATCGGAGCCGCAGAAGAACTGGCAGCTGCTCGACGAAACAGCGGATGGTGTGCCGGGCATCAGCTCGGAACGCGCGCTCCACGAGTTGCTGGCGGGAAAGCAGCCGCAGCAAACGGTGCTCGTTGCCGTGATCGATGGCGGAATTGACACGGCCCACGCCGACCTGCGCGCGCATCTCTGGTCCAACCCGAAGGAAATCGGCGGCAACGGTCGCGACGATGACAACAATGGGTACGTCGATGACATGCATGGCTGGAACTTCATCGGCGGCAAAGACGGCAAGGACGTGCACTACGACACGTTCGAGGTGACGCGCCTGTATGCGTGGTGCACGAGCACCGGGCCGACTCCGGGCCCGGTGGCGCCTGACGAGAAGGGCAAGTGCGATCAGATCAAGAGTGAGTTCGAGAAGACGCGGAACGAGACGCAGGAAAATCTGCAACAGTTTACGCAGATCGAAGAGATTCTCTCGCAGATGCTTCCGATCCTGCGCAAGGCTGCGGGAACCGACTCGTTGACGAAACAAAACGTGTCGGCCATTCAGCCGGCGACTGCCGATATCGCGCGCGCGAAGACGATCTACCTGCGCCTCGCCGAAGAAGGCATCACACCGAAGGACGTCGCCGAAGCGAAGACGGAATACGAGTCGCGCATGCAATATGGTCTCAATCCGACGTACAACGCGCGCGCGATCGTCGGTGACGACTACAGCAACACGGCGCAGCGCGGCTACGGCAACACCGACGTGATGGGTCCCGACGCGAAACACGGGACGCACGTCGCCGGGATCATTGGCGCCGTTCGTAACAGCACGGTCGGCATCGGTGGCATCGCGCCGTCGGTCAAGGTGATGATGGTTCGTGCCGTTCCCGACGGCGACGAGCGTGACAAGGACATCGCGAACGCCATTCGTTATGCGGTCGACAACGGCGCGAAGGTCATCAACATGAGCTTCGGCAAGGCCTTCTCGCCACAAAAGGGCGTCGTCGACTCGGCGGTTCGGTACGCGGATGCGCATGGCGTTCTCATGGTGCACGCCGCCGGCAACGATGCCGAGAACTCCGACGAGAAGCCGAGCTTCCCGACGCCTAACTACCTCGGCGGCGGACGCGCGCAGAACTGGATCGAGGTCGGTGCGTCGTCATGGAAGTCTGGGGACGCGCTCGTCGCGCCGTTCTCGAATTACGGCCACACGCTCGTCGACGTGTTTGCGCCCGGCGTCGACATTCTGTCGACAGTGCCCGGCGGCTATGAGCGCGACAGCGGCACGAGCATGGCGTCGCCCGTCGTCGCCGGCCTCGCGGCGCTCCTTATGGACTACTTCCCGAATCTCACCGCGGCCGACGTCAAGCGCATCATCCTCGCATCGGCGGTGCGTCACAGCGATCAGGCGGTGCAGAAGCCGGGTGGCGGCGCGGCGCGCTTCGGCGATCTCTCGGCGACCGGCGGGGTCGTGAATGCGTACACCGCGGTGAAGATGGCGCAGGAGCAGTCGGTTCGACCCTAG
- a CDS encoding aldo/keto reductase encodes MTGQPGGLSRRDALKIGVGVGLAVTLDRIDLFAASSRLAPLIEKPIPSTGEKIPVIGMGTARYFDAITPELREVIKRFPELGGKVIDLSPSYSNAESVVGDIIAELKNRPSYFLATKVTSPGNDRDSGQRQLEESMRRLHTDKIDLMQIHNLIGVEQRLPLIREWKQAGRLRYVGITTSFARQYEAFEKLMHEQTLDFIQVDYSIDARAVEERILPLAIDRGMAVLVNSPFRRGRTLERVQRKPLPSWTAELEVTTWAELLLKYLASHPAVTCVIPGTERVQFLVDNMVATHGRLPDTAMRKRIEQYYDGTTA; translated from the coding sequence ATGACAGGACAACCCGGCGGTCTCTCGCGCCGTGACGCGCTGAAGATTGGCGTTGGCGTCGGCCTCGCCGTGACGCTCGACCGTATCGATCTTTTTGCCGCGTCGTCACGGCTAGCGCCTTTGATCGAGAAGCCGATCCCTTCGACGGGAGAGAAGATTCCCGTCATCGGCATGGGGACCGCCCGCTATTTCGACGCCATCACGCCGGAGCTGCGCGAGGTGATCAAGCGCTTCCCCGAACTCGGCGGCAAGGTAATCGACCTGTCACCGTCATACAGCAACGCCGAATCAGTTGTCGGCGACATCATCGCCGAGCTCAAGAACCGCCCGAGCTACTTTCTCGCGACAAAAGTCACCAGTCCTGGGAACGATCGCGATTCGGGGCAGCGACAGCTCGAGGAATCGATGCGCCGGCTGCACACCGACAAGATCGACCTGATGCAAATTCACAATCTCATCGGCGTCGAGCAGCGACTGCCGCTCATTCGTGAATGGAAACAGGCCGGTCGCCTCCGCTACGTCGGGATCACGACGAGCTTCGCGCGCCAGTACGAGGCCTTCGAGAAGTTGATGCATGAGCAAACGCTCGACTTCATTCAGGTCGATTACTCGATCGATGCCCGCGCCGTCGAGGAGCGCATTCTCCCGCTCGCGATCGATCGCGGCATGGCCGTCCTCGTGAATTCGCCCTTCCGCCGCGGACGCACGCTCGAGCGTGTGCAGAGGAAACCCTTGCCGTCCTGGACGGCCGAGCTCGAGGTCACGACGTGGGCGGAGCTCCTGCTCAAGTATCTCGCGTCACACCCAGCGGTGACGTGCGTCATTCCGGGAACCGAGCGCGTGCAATTCCTCGTCGACAACATGGTCGCGACGCACGGACGCCTCCCTGACACCGCAATGCGAAAACGAATCGAGCAGTACTACGACGGAACGACCGCGTAG
- a CDS encoding PadR family transcriptional regulator — MLDPDGGVVRGTLDVLILKALSWGPRHGYAVAEWIALATERELLVEEGPLYTALHRLEKKGWLAGEWGLSDNNRRAKYYSLSPSGRRQLRAEMSSWERYARAVSRALAITSSAIA, encoded by the coding sequence ATGCTCGATCCGGATGGTGGCGTTGTTCGCGGCACGCTCGACGTGCTGATCCTCAAAGCGCTCAGCTGGGGGCCGCGCCATGGGTACGCGGTCGCCGAGTGGATCGCGCTGGCGACTGAACGTGAGCTACTTGTCGAGGAGGGGCCACTCTACACGGCGCTGCACCGTCTCGAGAAGAAGGGTTGGCTGGCTGGCGAGTGGGGACTCTCCGACAACAACCGGCGAGCGAAGTATTACTCGCTGAGCCCGAGCGGGCGTCGGCAGCTGCGCGCCGAGATGTCGAGCTGGGAGCGGTATGCACGCGCCGTCTCGCGGGCGCTGGCGATCACGTCGTCAGCCATCGCCTAA